In Vibrio syngnathi, the following proteins share a genomic window:
- a CDS encoding YebC/PmpR family DNA-binding transcriptional regulator: MGRSFEVRKASMAKTAGAKIKVYSKYGKEIYVLAKNGSSDPDMNLPLKHLIAKAKKDQVPAHVIDKAIDKANGGGGEDFQPARYEGFGPGGTSVIVDCLTDNGNRTFQDVRQCFVKTGAKIGVEGTVSHMFAHQAVFQFAGEDDEIILETLMMEDVDVTDVELEDGVITVFAPTTEFFKTKTALNAAFPDLTLDVEEITFVPQTTTPVAEEDSEKFQKFLDMLDDCDDVQQVYHNAEL; the protein is encoded by the coding sequence ATGGGAAGAAGTTTTGAAGTGCGCAAGGCCTCAATGGCGAAAACTGCAGGCGCAAAAATTAAAGTTTATTCTAAATACGGTAAAGAGATTTACGTACTGGCTAAGAACGGCAGCTCTGACCCAGACATGAACCTACCTCTTAAGCACCTGATTGCTAAAGCGAAGAAAGACCAAGTACCCGCTCACGTTATCGACAAAGCGATCGATAAAGCGAACGGCGGCGGCGGTGAAGACTTCCAACCAGCTCGTTACGAAGGTTTTGGCCCAGGTGGCACAAGCGTAATCGTTGACTGTTTAACAGACAACGGTAACCGTACTTTCCAAGACGTTCGCCAATGTTTCGTTAAAACTGGCGCGAAAATCGGTGTTGAAGGTACTGTTTCTCACATGTTCGCTCACCAAGCTGTATTCCAGTTTGCAGGCGAAGATGACGAGATCATCCTAGAAACGCTAATGATGGAAGACGTAGACGTGACTGACGTTGAGCTAGAAGACGGTGTTATCACTGTATTCGCTCCAACGACTGAGTTCTTCAAAACGAAGACAGCACTAAACGCTGCGTTCCCAGACCTAACGCTAGACGTTGAGGAAATCACTTTCGTTCCTCAAACAACTACGCCAGTAGCTGAAGAAGATTCTGAGAAATTCCAGAAGTTCTTAGACATGCTTGACGACT